A stretch of Bos taurus isolate L1 Dominette 01449 registration number 42190680 breed Hereford chromosome 5, ARS-UCD2.0, whole genome shotgun sequence DNA encodes these proteins:
- the ELK3 gene encoding ETS domain-containing protein Elk-3 isoform X2, with amino-acid sequence MESAITLWQFLLQLLLDQKHEHLICWTSNDGEFKLLKAEEVAKLWGLRKNKTNMNYDKLSRALRYYYDKNIIKKVIGQKFVYKFVSFPEILKMDPHAVEISRESLLLQDSECKVPPEGREAHRHGLSALKSASRNEYIHSGLYSSFTINSLQNPPEPLKAIKTEKLEEQLEDSPPAEEVRTVIRFVTNKTDKHVSRPVVSLPSTSEAFLASSVSAKISSLMLPNAASISSASPSSSRSPSLSPNSPLPSEHRSLFLEAACHDSDSLEPLNLSSGSKTRSPSLPPKAKKPKGLEISAPPLVLSGTDIGSIALNSPALPSGSLTPAFFTAQFPTLLNGHMPVPIPSLDRAASPVLLSSNSQKS; translated from the exons ATGGAGAGTGCAATCACGCTGTGGCAGTTCCTGTTGCAGTTACTGCTGGACCAGAAACATGAGCACCTGATCTGCTGGACTTCCAACGATGGTGAATTCAAGCTCCTCAAAGCAGAAGAAGTGGCCAAACTGTGGGGACTccggaaaaacaaaacaaacatgaaCTATGACAAGCTGAGCAGAGCCCTGCGATACTATTATGACAAG AATATCATCAAGAAGGTGATCGGGCAGAAGTTTGTATACAAATTTGTCTCTTTCCCGGAGATACTGAAAATGGACCCTCACGCGGTGGAGATCAGCCGGGAGAGCCTCTTGCTGCAGGACAGCGAGTGCAAGGTGCCCCCGGAGGGCCGTGAGGCGCACAGACACGGCCTGTCTGCCCTCAAGAGCGCCAGCCGCAATGAGTACATCCACTCGGGCCTGTACTCGTCCTTCACCATCAACTCCCTGCAGAACCCGCCCGAGCCCCTCAAGGCCATCAAGACAGAGAAGCTGGAGGAGCAGCTGGAAGACAGCCCCCCCGCGGAAGAAGTCAGGACTGTCATCAGGTTTGTGACCAACAAAACCGATAAGCACGTCAGCCGGCCCGTGGTGTCCCTGCCCTCCACGTCGGAGGCCTTCCTGGCCTCGTCCGTGTCCGCCAAGATCTCCTCCTTAATGTTGCCGAACGCCGCCAGCATCTCGTCCGCCTCGCCCTCCTCGTCTCGGTCCCCATCGCTGTCCCCCAACTCGCCCCTCCCTTCCGAACACAGGAGCCTCTTCCTGGAGGCTGCCTGCCATGACTCGGATTCCCTGGAGCCCTTGAACCTGTCGTCGGGCTCCAAGACCAGGTCTCCATCACTCCCCCCAAAGGCCAAAAAGCCCAAAGGCTTGGAAATCTCTGCGCCCCCACTGGTGCTTTCCGGCACCGACATCGGCTCCATCGCCCTCAACAGCCCGGCCCTCCCCTCGGGATCCCTCACCCCAGCCTTCTTCACTGCCCAG TTCCCAACACTGCTCAATGGCCACATGCCAGTGCCAATCCCCAGTCTGGACAGAGCTGCTTCTCCAGTACTGCTTTCTTCGAACTCTCAGAAATCCTGA
- the ELK3 gene encoding ETS domain-containing protein Elk-3 isoform X1, with protein sequence MESAITLWQFLLQLLLDQKHEHLICWTSNDGEFKLLKAEEVAKLWGLRKNKTNMNYDKLSRALRYYYDKNIIKKVIGQKFVYKFVSFPEILKMDPHAVEISRESLLLQDSECKVPPEGREAHRHGLSALKSASRNEYIHSGLYSSFTINSLQNPPEPLKAIKTEKLEEQLEDSPPAEEVRTVIRFVTNKTDKHVSRPVVSLPSTSEAFLASSVSAKISSLMLPNAASISSASPSSSRSPSLSPNSPLPSEHRSLFLEAACHDSDSLEPLNLSSGSKTRSPSLPPKAKKPKGLEISAPPLVLSGTDIGSIALNSPALPSGSLTPAFFTAQTPNGLLLTPSPLLSSIHFWSSLSPVAPLSPARLQGPSTLFQKKEASRDLIKSEKSQLFVL encoded by the exons ATGGAGAGTGCAATCACGCTGTGGCAGTTCCTGTTGCAGTTACTGCTGGACCAGAAACATGAGCACCTGATCTGCTGGACTTCCAACGATGGTGAATTCAAGCTCCTCAAAGCAGAAGAAGTGGCCAAACTGTGGGGACTccggaaaaacaaaacaaacatgaaCTATGACAAGCTGAGCAGAGCCCTGCGATACTATTATGACAAG AATATCATCAAGAAGGTGATCGGGCAGAAGTTTGTATACAAATTTGTCTCTTTCCCGGAGATACTGAAAATGGACCCTCACGCGGTGGAGATCAGCCGGGAGAGCCTCTTGCTGCAGGACAGCGAGTGCAAGGTGCCCCCGGAGGGCCGTGAGGCGCACAGACACGGCCTGTCTGCCCTCAAGAGCGCCAGCCGCAATGAGTACATCCACTCGGGCCTGTACTCGTCCTTCACCATCAACTCCCTGCAGAACCCGCCCGAGCCCCTCAAGGCCATCAAGACAGAGAAGCTGGAGGAGCAGCTGGAAGACAGCCCCCCCGCGGAAGAAGTCAGGACTGTCATCAGGTTTGTGACCAACAAAACCGATAAGCACGTCAGCCGGCCCGTGGTGTCCCTGCCCTCCACGTCGGAGGCCTTCCTGGCCTCGTCCGTGTCCGCCAAGATCTCCTCCTTAATGTTGCCGAACGCCGCCAGCATCTCGTCCGCCTCGCCCTCCTCGTCTCGGTCCCCATCGCTGTCCCCCAACTCGCCCCTCCCTTCCGAACACAGGAGCCTCTTCCTGGAGGCTGCCTGCCATGACTCGGATTCCCTGGAGCCCTTGAACCTGTCGTCGGGCTCCAAGACCAGGTCTCCATCACTCCCCCCAAAGGCCAAAAAGCCCAAAGGCTTGGAAATCTCTGCGCCCCCACTGGTGCTTTCCGGCACCGACATCGGCTCCATCGCCCTCAACAGCCCGGCCCTCCCCTCGGGATCCCTCACCCCAGCCTTCTTCACTGCCCAG ACACCAAATGGACTGCTTCTGACCCCGAGTCCACTGCTGTCCAGCATACATTTCTGGAGCAGCCTTAGTCCAGTTGCTCCACTGAGTCCTGCCCGGCTGCAAGGGCCAAGCACGCTGTTTCAG AAAAAAGAAGCATCCAGGGATCTGATTAAAAGTGAAAAGTCTCAGCTGTTCGTCTTGTAA
- the ELK3 gene encoding ETS domain-containing protein Elk-3 — MESAITLWQFLLQLLLDQKHEHLICWTSNDGEFKLLKAEEVAKLWGLRKNKTNMNYDKLSRALRYYYDKNIIKKVIGQKFVYKFVSFPEILKMDPHAVEISRESLLLQDSECKVPPEGREAHRHGLSALKSASRNEYIHSGLYSSFTINSLQNPPEPLKAIKTEKLEEQLEDSPPAEEVRTVIRFVTNKTDKHVSRPVVSLPSTSEAFLASSVSAKISSLMLPNAASISSASPSSSRSPSLSPNSPLPSEHRSLFLEAACHDSDSLEPLNLSSGSKTRSPSLPPKAKKPKGLEISAPPLVLSGTDIGSIALNSPALPSGSLTPAFFTAQTPNGLLLTPSPLLSSIHFWSSLSPVAPLSPARLQGPSTLFQFPTLLNGHMPVPIPSLDRAASPVLLSSNSQKS; from the exons ATGGAGAGTGCAATCACGCTGTGGCAGTTCCTGTTGCAGTTACTGCTGGACCAGAAACATGAGCACCTGATCTGCTGGACTTCCAACGATGGTGAATTCAAGCTCCTCAAAGCAGAAGAAGTGGCCAAACTGTGGGGACTccggaaaaacaaaacaaacatgaaCTATGACAAGCTGAGCAGAGCCCTGCGATACTATTATGACAAG AATATCATCAAGAAGGTGATCGGGCAGAAGTTTGTATACAAATTTGTCTCTTTCCCGGAGATACTGAAAATGGACCCTCACGCGGTGGAGATCAGCCGGGAGAGCCTCTTGCTGCAGGACAGCGAGTGCAAGGTGCCCCCGGAGGGCCGTGAGGCGCACAGACACGGCCTGTCTGCCCTCAAGAGCGCCAGCCGCAATGAGTACATCCACTCGGGCCTGTACTCGTCCTTCACCATCAACTCCCTGCAGAACCCGCCCGAGCCCCTCAAGGCCATCAAGACAGAGAAGCTGGAGGAGCAGCTGGAAGACAGCCCCCCCGCGGAAGAAGTCAGGACTGTCATCAGGTTTGTGACCAACAAAACCGATAAGCACGTCAGCCGGCCCGTGGTGTCCCTGCCCTCCACGTCGGAGGCCTTCCTGGCCTCGTCCGTGTCCGCCAAGATCTCCTCCTTAATGTTGCCGAACGCCGCCAGCATCTCGTCCGCCTCGCCCTCCTCGTCTCGGTCCCCATCGCTGTCCCCCAACTCGCCCCTCCCTTCCGAACACAGGAGCCTCTTCCTGGAGGCTGCCTGCCATGACTCGGATTCCCTGGAGCCCTTGAACCTGTCGTCGGGCTCCAAGACCAGGTCTCCATCACTCCCCCCAAAGGCCAAAAAGCCCAAAGGCTTGGAAATCTCTGCGCCCCCACTGGTGCTTTCCGGCACCGACATCGGCTCCATCGCCCTCAACAGCCCGGCCCTCCCCTCGGGATCCCTCACCCCAGCCTTCTTCACTGCCCAG ACACCAAATGGACTGCTTCTGACCCCGAGTCCACTGCTGTCCAGCATACATTTCTGGAGCAGCCTTAGTCCAGTTGCTCCACTGAGTCCTGCCCGGCTGCAAGGGCCAAGCACGCTGTTTCAG TTCCCAACACTGCTCAATGGCCACATGCCAGTGCCAATCCCCAGTCTGGACAGAGCTGCTTCTCCAGTACTGCTTTCTTCGAACTCTCAGAAATCCTGA